In one window of Bizionia sp. M204 DNA:
- a CDS encoding tetratricopeptide repeat protein, whose product MRLFLLCFFLFSVSMFSQEDLLAKEYSKNGEFEKALLAYQELHRNSANNNAYFLELIKTHQQLEQLDQAEALLIQQIERVKYPALYVELGYNYQLKNDLESANANYKKAISFLDENPNFAYSIGKFFENRSLLDQAITTYEKAMVLKPAMNFNIQLSRIYGEQGNVEKMFSSYLNFVDVNSSYLNTIKRAMSDFITDDSEYDNNIILKRLLLKKIQQEPNLLWNELLSWLFIQQKDYNKAFAQEKAIFNRQPESLERIEELAFTAMNDQAYEVAKSIFTYLTETAQNPDVQIGAHYNLLQIALKTETDLKIIEDTYLELFERFGKFNQTINLQVSYAHFLAFYKHEPKAATTFLKESLKLPLSDLEEGTVKLELGDILVLQEKFNEALIYFTQIQRNLKNSTLSQEARFKVAQTSYYKGDFKWAESQLKILKSSTSQLIANDALDLMLLITDNKFEDSTQAALKLYAKADLMAFQNKPNEAIALLNTILKNYKGQSIEDQALYKQGKLYESKNQFEKAVVNYQIIIANFKDDILADDAYFALAELYENQLQDPQKAKENYEQIIFNYQDSIYFVDARKRYRVLRGDDLN is encoded by the coding sequence ATGCGTCTTTTTCTTTTATGCTTTTTTCTATTTTCGGTCAGTATGTTTTCGCAAGAAGACTTGCTCGCTAAAGAGTATTCTAAAAACGGTGAGTTTGAAAAAGCGCTTTTAGCATATCAAGAATTACATAGAAATTCGGCTAATAATAATGCCTATTTTTTAGAGCTTATTAAAACGCATCAGCAGCTAGAACAATTGGATCAGGCTGAAGCTCTTTTAATCCAGCAAATTGAACGGGTAAAATACCCCGCGCTTTATGTAGAATTGGGTTATAACTACCAATTAAAAAACGATTTAGAATCTGCCAATGCCAATTATAAGAAAGCCATTTCCTTTTTAGACGAAAATCCAAATTTCGCGTATTCAATTGGTAAGTTTTTCGAAAATCGCTCCCTTTTAGATCAAGCTATTACCACTTATGAGAAAGCCATGGTCCTAAAACCAGCCATGAATTTTAACATTCAACTATCACGTATATATGGGGAGCAAGGCAATGTAGAAAAAATGTTTAGTAGTTATTTAAATTTTGTGGATGTTAATAGTTCCTATTTAAATACCATTAAACGCGCCATGAGTGATTTTATAACAGATGATTCAGAATATGATAATAACATCATTCTAAAACGCTTATTACTCAAAAAAATTCAACAAGAACCAAACCTACTTTGGAATGAATTGTTGAGTTGGCTTTTTATTCAACAGAAAGATTACAATAAAGCATTTGCTCAAGAAAAAGCTATTTTTAACAGACAACCTGAAAGTTTAGAACGTATAGAAGAATTGGCATTTACAGCTATGAATGACCAGGCCTATGAGGTTGCTAAAAGCATTTTTACCTACCTAACGGAAACGGCTCAAAATCCAGATGTTCAAATTGGCGCTCATTATAACTTATTACAAATTGCCTTAAAAACAGAAACCGATTTAAAAATAATAGAGGACACCTATTTAGAGCTTTTTGAGAGATTTGGAAAGTTTAATCAAACCATAAATTTACAAGTTTCTTATGCGCATTTTCTAGCATTTTATAAACATGAGCCCAAAGCTGCAACCACATTCCTGAAAGAAAGTTTAAAACTACCGCTATCTGACTTAGAAGAAGGAACCGTAAAATTAGAATTGGGTGATATTCTTGTTTTACAAGAAAAATTTAATGAAGCTTTAATTTATTTTACACAAATTCAACGGAATCTAAAAAACAGCACATTATCTCAAGAAGCCCGTTTTAAAGTAGCCCAAACAAGCTATTATAAAGGGGATTTTAAATGGGCAGAATCTCAACTTAAAATTTTAAAATCATCAACATCTCAACTTATTGCTAATGATGCATTGGATTTAATGTTACTAATTACAGATAATAAATTTGAAGATTCCACGCAAGCCGCTTTAAAACTTTACGCCAAAGCCGATTTAATGGCCTTTCAAAACAAACCCAATGAAGCCATTGCGCTTTTAAATACCATTTTAAAAAATTACAAAGGACAATCCATAGAGGATCAAGCACTTTATAAGCAGGGCAAACTGTATGAGTCTAAAAATCAATTTGAAAAAGCAGTCGTTAATTATCAAATCATCATTGCTAATTTTAAAGATGATATTTTAGCCGATGATGCTTACTTTGCTTTAGCCGAATTGTATGAAAATCAACTTCAAGACCCACAAAAAGCCAAAGAAAACTACGAGCAAATTATTTTTAATTATCAAGACAGTATTTACTTTGTGGATGCACGCAAA